Proteins from one Cryptomeria japonica chromosome 4, Sugi_1.0, whole genome shotgun sequence genomic window:
- the LOC131071724 gene encoding uncharacterized protein LOC131071724 — translation MGSVCCVAGRPRDLLTNEGGRLGLRESHWQSNVGLSTSTYPHWDVKLQGEDDVTALSSMRLQRTLSSNSGGSRVASSRFVIHQNGNVRNEGSPSDSFRASKWSNSPGHVRNAEDFGSQPDSISSPSVTQTSSKEASYMGGHSPGSSTVSNTPEATPPHLSNLNFSSTRSKSQPSSSRRRSIGSNLFFSRRPHHSSAHPLLRQVSDSRIHARNAPNSSPVPLFEGRHSFKLSGSSGDSTVGPHGGASDCWSMQTFSDLVASSRRERLRWTDASSPSDFRWAPGRESMDRATLAAERIRVNSSQAASGPSGGDVQTCGICSKLLTQRSPWSAQKMVASNDLSVTAVLVCGHVYHAECLEQVTPEACSLDPPCPVCTASENVVSKGQKLGGQVNNCKNNTRDLSSNSQFSRNKLSRIGVANDDVPTHEGLSNFKSFKSKSCLSINDGMKLPSSSNEKSFLNKSFSKRHFFFRGKSSKSLMSDDSIHKKGFWGKQEGD, via the exons ATGGGGTCAGTCTGTTGTGTAGCTGGAAGGCCGCGGGATTTATTGACCAATGAGGGAGGGAGGCTTGGTCTGCGAGAGTCACATTGGCAGTCAAATGTAGGGCTCTCAACTTCAACATATCCTCATTGGGATGTTAAGCTACAGGGTGAAGATGATGTGACAGCCTTGAGTTCCATGCGACTGCAGAGGACCCTTTCATCAAACAGTGGAGGGAGCAGAGTTGCAAGCTCACGATTTGTGATCCACCAAAATGGAAATGTTCGAAATGAAGGAAGCCCTTCAGATAGTTTTCGAGCATCTAAATGGTCAAACTCTCCTGGTCATGTACGAAATGCTGAGGATTTTGGCAGCCAACCAG ATTCAATTTCAAGCCCATCTGTAACACAGACATCCTCAAAAGAGGCTAGTTATATG GGTGGACATTCTCCTGGATCATCAACAGTCTCCAACACTCCCGAAGCCACTCCACCCCATTTAAGCAATTTGAACTTTTCCTCCACCCGGTCCAAAAGTCAGCCTTCTTCTTCACGTCGTCGTTCAATTGGCAGTAATTTATTTTTCTCAAGGCGTCCACATCATTCTTCCGCACACCCGTTATTGAGGCAAGTTTCAGATAGTCGAATTCATGCACGGAATGCACCAAATAGCAGTCCAGTGCCTTTGTTTGAAGGAAGACACTCCTTCAAGTTATCTGGAAGTAGTGGTGATTCAACAGTTGGACCACATGGTGGGGCTTCTGACTGTTGGTCTATGCAGACATTTTCAGATCTTGTGGCTTCTTCTAGGAGAGAACGCTTGCGATGGACAGATGCTAGCAGCCCTTCTGATTTTCGATGGGCTCCCGGTAGGGAGAGTATGGATAGAGCCACATTGGCAGCAGAAAGGATAAGGGTTAACAGTTCACAAGCTGCATCAGGACCATCTGGTGGTGATGTACAAACATGTGGCATTTGCTCAAAGCTTTTAACTCAAAGATCACCATGGAGTGCTCAGAAGATGGTGGCCAGCAATGATCTTTCTGTTACTGCAGTACTTGTGTGTGGACATGTATACCATGCAGAATGTTTAGAGCAGGTTACTCCTGAAGCATGTTCCCTAGATCCACCTTGCCCTGTATGTACTGCAAGTGAAAATGTTGTTTCAAAGGGACAGAAATTAGGAGGGCAGGTTAATAACTGTAAGAATAATACAAGAGACTTATCTTCAAATAGCCAGTTTTCAAGAAATAAGCTATCTCGAATTGGGGTTGCTAATGATGATGTTCCTACTCATGAAGGCTTGTCAAATTTCAAGTCATTCAAAAGCAAAAGTTGCTTATCCATTAATGATGGTATGAAATTGCCATCGAGTTCCAATGAAAAGAGTTTCTTGAATAAATCCTTCTCCAAAAGGCATTTTTTCTTCCGAGGAAAATCTTCCAAATCTCTTATGTCAGATGATTCTATTCACAAGAAAGGATTCTGGGGAAAGCAAGAGGGGGATTAA